In Zingiber officinale cultivar Zhangliang chromosome 9B, Zo_v1.1, whole genome shotgun sequence, the genomic window TGTTGCTATAtatcaaattttagaaaaaacatacaacacttacaaataagtgttgcattataattaaaatacaacacattatttagtaGAGTTGCCTTTGTTATTAGTAAAAGCAACACTTTTGTAGAATTGTTGCAATTGATGAATGGCGCACGCGGGATTATTTTTTGCCAAATAACTCTCGCGAACCGCCTGCCATTGTGAACAAAATACTAGCGAACTCCCTTTAATTTTGCGAGCTCACTCACAAAACCTAAACCGGACCTCCCTCACACCAACTCCTCTAATTTCGCGATCTCGCTCACAAAACCTAAATCGCGAGTTCCTCCCCTCCCTCCACCGAACTTCTCTCCCGCTAACCCTAATCTCGCAACCTCCTCACTCTGTCTTTGCCGAACATCTCCGACGACGCCCTCTCCGCGAACTTAACATCTTCACCGGACTCCTTTTTTGGTTCTCTTGCAATCACTGTCTTTCTAAGGTTAGATCTTCACTTATTTgcttttatttttcttgtattttatttccgtTGAACACCTTGGACCGCTGCCAAGGGTATTATGTTTTTGCAGCTCCCTCAAGCTTTTTTTCTCCCAATCCTTGTTCTTCttgtattatttttcttgtaTTATGTTGTCTTTCTTCTAAGGTTGGATCTATTATTCTAAGCTTTACAAAATGAGTTATGCAAAATGAAACCACAACTTTAGATTGAACACTGATGAGGTATTTGATTCAATTTCATGATCATATTGTATCAAACCATTTGATTCAGCTTCTATTGTTGTTCTTATTCCTTGAGGCTCCTAAAATTGAATTAAGCTTGTTCCTATTCCTATATATGTGTGGTATGTGGTATTATAATTTTATCAGTCTTGCTTTGACTTGGGTAATTCTGTTACTAATAGAAAGCACTAATGTGACATTATTACAAATGCTTATATCTTTATCAAATTCCTCAAAATATCTTCATTCTATTTAACAATGGTGGTTTTATACCTAATAAGTGACCAAATTTGTCAAAGCCGGTTTATCAAAGTCATTTGCTCATACTATTAAAGATTGTTCTAGCAATTTATGGCTCTTTGTTTGTAGTTGCAGAATTTTAGAGTGATGGGTGAAGACAGAAGCTGGATGTATTTTTCTAGATGGGTGCCTGAATTTGAAAATGGGTTGTTGAACTTTCTTAATATATCATTTGCTAAAGCATCTTCGGGAGGTCAAATTAAATGCCCTTGTAGGCGGTGTAAAAATCGATATTGGTATCGTAGAGATGAGGTGTATAATCATGTGAAAAGTGAGGGGTTTGTGGAAAATTATGATTTGTGGATTTTTCACGGAGAGGATCCATCATCATTGAAAACTACAAGAGATTTATATGACGATGTTCCAAGAATGCATGATAACATTGATGAATTATTGCATGATAGATTTAGAGATGTCGTAGAGGAAACAAGTAATGTACAACAAGGTCCAAATGAGGAAGCCAAAAAGTTCTATAGGTTGGTTGAAGAGGGTAAACAAGAGTTGTATCCTGGGTGCAAGAATTTTTCTAAACTTTCTTTTATCATTAGGTTGTTTATTTACAAGACACTTCATGGACTTAGTAATGTAGCATTAAATGATCTTCTACAGCTCTTAAGGGAAATGATTCCAGATGCAAAGCTTCCACCAAATTTTAATGAAGCTAGAAACATATTGAGAAATTTGGGTTTGGATTGTCAAAAAATTTATGCATGTCCTAATGATTGTATGTTATTTTGGAAAGAGCATGAAAATGATAATGAGTGTCATACATGTCATGCTTCTAAGTGGAaacaatcacaagaaaaagatggCAAGAAACCAAATAATGAGGCTGAGAAAAAACTGTCAAACATTCCAGCTAAAGTATTGTGGTATTTTCCTCTAAAATCCCGATTGCAAAGATTATTTATGTGTGCTGAATCTGCTATGTATATGACATGGCATGATAGAGGACGTCATAAAGATGGTAATTTAAGACATCCGGCTGACGGGAAAGCTTGGAAAGAGTTTGATATGTTGTATCCTGATTTTGCAAAAGAACCTAGAAATGTAAGGCTAGGCTTGGCTAGTGATGGTTTCAATCCATTTCGAACAATGAGTATTGCTCACAGTACATGGCCTGTGGTGTTGGTTAACTAtaatttaccaccatggatgtgtatgaagcCAGAGTACTTTATTTTGTCTTTGCTAATTCCTGGCCCTGAATCTCCTGGGAATAATATTGACGTCTACTTGCAACCCTTGATTGATGAGTTAAATGAGTTGTGGAATGATGGGTTAGCAACatatgataagttaaaaaatgaaacttttcaaATGCATGCAGCCCTAACATGGACCATTAATGACTTCCCAGcttactcaatgttgtcgggatggaaAACTAAAGGCAAGTTTGCTTGCCCTTGTTGTAATTATGAAACTAGTTCTTTGTACTTGAGTCACAGCAGTAAAACATGCTATATGGACCATCGCAGATTTTTAGACTTGGACCATCCATGGCGTCGTAATAAGAGTTCTTTTAATGGGCATACTGAGGATAGGCCACCTCCAACCCCTTTGACCGGGGTTGAGGCTTTGAGAGACTTGTCTAACTTTAAGAATGAATTTGGGAAGActcgaaagaaaaaaaatgatgccACATGTCCTTGGAAAAAGAAGTCAATATTTTTTGAATTGCCATATTGGCAATTCAATTTATGTCGGCATAATCTTGacgtgatgcacattgaaaaaaatatttgtgaTAGCTTGATAGGGACATTGTTGGATGTAGCTGGTAAGTCAAAGGATCATGCAAAAGCTCGATTTCACCTTATAGAATTGGGGATCAAAGAAAACCTTCAACCTGAGCTATCTCTTGATGGTGAAAATGTTGTTTTGCAAAAGGCATGTTATGctatgtctaaaattgaaaaagatattTTCTTTCATGCCATAAAGGGAGTCAAATTGCCTTATGGGTTGTGCATCAAACATAGCAAGGTGTGTACGCACTTCAGAAAGAAAAGTGGCTGGTTATAAAAGTCATGATGCTCACATTTTACTGCAATACCTGCTTCAAGTAGCGGTTAGGAAATCCCTCCCCAAACATGTTGCTATCCCTTTGATTAGATTGGGTGCTTTCTTTCGATGTTTGTGCAGTAAGGTTGTTAAGCTTGAAGATCTCGATCAGTTGGAAACAGAAATTGTTGAAATATTATATGAGCTTGAGAAGATATTCTTACCAGCCTTTTTCGATATTATGATGCACTTACCGATTCACTTGGTAAATGACGTTAGGCTTGGTGGACCAGTGCAATATCGATGGATGTTTTCTGTCGAAAGATATCTGGGTAAATTAAAGTCTTATGTACGAAATCGAAGGTATGTAGAGGGGTCTATTGCTGAAGGGTATTTGATTGAAGAATGCGCAACTTTTTGTTCACGGTATATGGATGAAGGTGTGAAGACTAGACTAAACAAGGGTGCTCAAGATTTAGACATGCCTTGTGTTTATTCAAATGAATCCaacacaacagtttttaaaaattcTGGACACCCTttaggaggaaagaaaagaagaaaaggcaAACTCTTCACTCTAGATCCAGTGTGTGGTGAACAAGCTCATCGATATGCCTTATTCAATTCTGATTGCAAAGAGCTTGATAATTATATAAGGTAAATAGTTTAACTACCCATTATAAACTAGCTTCATGATTTTGCTATTTTTTCAATAAATAATTAATTGTATAATGAAGTGTACATCATTTGGTAATATACATGTTCTTGATTAATGCAGTGAACATCAACTTCATATTAATAGACAGCTAGGAAGAAGTAGATGGGCACGAGCACAAAACCACAGCAACCAGTTTACTAATTGGCTGAGAGAAAAAGTGATTAACCATAGTGTTTCAGATCACATTTTTTGGTTAGCAAAAGGTCCATGTCCTACAGCTAGGAGATTTACTGGGTATTATGTCAATGGATATAGATTCTATACAAAAGTGCGTGACGCAAAATGTAAGACTTAGAATAGTGGAGTTTCTGTAAGAGCATCAACTCCTAGCTTTGCAAGCTCAAGGGACAAAAATCCTGTGGTTGGAGATGTTGACTACTATGGTGCAATAATTGAAATAATAGAACTCAATTATTGGTCCAAATCCAAAGTAGTTTTGTTCCATTGTGAGTGGTACCAAGTGGAGAAAGATGAATATGGTCTTCCTTGTGTTAATATGAAGAAGCTGTGCTCTTTGAATGATCCTTATGTCATGCCTTCTCAAGTACATCCAGTATTTTATGTACCAGATCCTCTAGTAGACAGCCTTCAATATGTTATGAATCGTGTTCCTAGAGATCTATATGAGGGTGATTATGGTATAAATGATGGAAACACATACTGGTCCGAACTTCATGATAATGAGATACATCCAGTTTTACAAGTTGGGGTTGAAGACATTCAGTTATCAAGAGAGGATATGTGTCCGATCTTTATTGGTGCAAATACAAATTTAGAAGACATAAATGGAGATGAtgacaatgatgatgatgattctGTTGATGAAACTTTATGGGATTGGATGAATGCCGATGAAGAACAAGAAGCTGATGATGATTAAATCATGATGTTGTAATGCTTGAACAAATGGCAATTAATGATTTGAATGTTATGCTGTGATATGTAATCAACCCATGATAATTAATGATTTGAATGTTATGCTATTGTAATGCTCGAACAAATGACagttaatgatttaaatgttaaATAAATTATGATATTTTATATCATCTTGCTGGGGTATTCTTATCTTATTTTATAATGTTACAAAATGCTTTACACTAATGATTAAAGTTGCTGATTTCAATTCCAGCAATTCAATCACTAATGGGAAATCAACGCCAGAAGGATGATTTAGAGAAAAATAGTATGACTGCATA contains:
- the LOC122023018 gene encoding uncharacterized protein LOC122023018; this encodes MGEDRSWMYFSRWVPEFENGLLNFLNISFAKASSGGQIKCPCRRCKNRYWYRRDEVYNHVKSEGFVENYDLWIFHGEDPSSLKTTRDLYDDVPRMHDNIDELLHDRFRDVVEETSNVQQGPNEEAKKFYRLVEEGKQELYPGCKNFSKLSFIIRLFIYKTLHGLSNVALNDLLQLLREMIPDAKLPPNFNEARNILRNLGLDCQKIYACPNDCMLFWKEHENDNECHTCHASKWKQSQEKDGKKPNNEAEKKLSNIPAKVLWYFPLKSRLQRLFMCAESAMYMTWHDRGRHKDGNLRHPADGKAWKEFDMLYPDFAKEPRNVRLGLASDGFNPFRTMSIAHSTWPVVLVNYNLPPWMCMKPEYFILSLLIPGPESPGNNIDVYLQPLIDELNELWNDGLATYDKLKNETFQMHAALTWTINDFPAYSMLSGWKTKGKFACPCCNYETSSLYLSHSSKTCYMDHRRFLDLDHPWRRNKSSFNGHTEDRPPPTPLTGVEALRDLSNFKNEFGKTRKKKNDATCPWKKKSIFFELPYWQFNLCRHNLDVMHIEKNICDSLIGTLLDVAGKSKDHAKARFHLIELGIKENLQPELSLDGENVVLQKACYAMSKIEKDIFFHAIKGVKLPYGLCIKHSKVCTHFRKKSGCKVVKLEDLDQLETEIVEILYELEKIFLPAFFDIMMHLPIHLNSGVSVRASTPSFASSRDKNPVVGDVDYYGAIIEIIELNYWSKSKVVLFHCEWYQVEKDEYGLPCVNMKKLCSLNDPYVMPSQVHPVFYVPDPLVDSLQYVMNRVPRDLYEGDYGINDGNTYWSELHDNEIHPVLQVGVEDIQLSREDMCPIFIGANTNLEDINGDDDNDDDDSVDETLWDWMNADEEQEADDD